In one window of Ovis aries strain OAR_USU_Benz2616 breed Rambouillet chromosome 5, ARS-UI_Ramb_v3.0, whole genome shotgun sequence DNA:
- the LOC101112058 gene encoding large ribosomal subunit protein uL22-like produces the protein MHIRKATKYLKDVTLMKQRVPFRRHNSGVGRYAQAKQWGWMQGRWPKKSAEFLLHMLKNAESNAELKGLDVDSLVIEHIQVNKAPKMWRRTYRTHSQINPYMSSPCHTEMILTEKEQIVPKPEEEVAQKKKIPQKKLKKQKLMARE, from the coding sequence ATGCATATTCGAAAAGCCACCAAGTACCTGAAGGATGTCACTTTAATGAAGCAACGTGTGCCATTCCGTCGTCACAACAGTGGAGTTGGCAGGTATGCACAGGCCAAACAGTGGGGCTGGATGCAGGGTCGGTGGCCCAAAAAGAGTGCTGAATTTTTACTACACATGCTCAAAAATGCAGAGAGTAATGCTGAACTTAAGGGCTTAGATGTAGATTCTCTGGTCATTGAGCACATCCAGGTGAACAAAGCCCCCAAGATGTGGCGCAGGACTTACAGAACTCACAGTCAGATCAACCCCTACATGAGCTCTCCCTGCCACACTGAGATGAtccttactgaaaaagaacagatcgttcctaaaccagaagaggaggttgcacagaagaaaaagataccccagaagaaactgaagaaacaaaaacttatggcCCGGGAATAA